The following DNA comes from Chitinophaga nivalis.
CTTCGGTGTTTACCACGATCTGCAGGTTACCGGTACCGTTGGCCGAAATGATGTCGCCGGTAGTGGCATCCAGGATAACATCAATCTGTGCATCCGGATTGGCGGCGATATCCAGCTTTACGGTCAGTTTGGTATTGTCTTTCTTTTTCTTCGATTCCTTTATTTCGGTACCGTAGGTTTTGAACGTGATGTAATCATATTTACCGATATCCTTGCTGTCCGACATCGGCAGATAAAAATGGGTGCCTTTGATCGGCCGGGCCAGGATGTGCATCTGCAGATCATTGAGCGGTCCGGAAAAATATACCTTACCATCTGCGATGACATCTCCATAAAACAACTCATTATCGGTAGCAGCAGTATTCAGGAAGAGGAATTTTCTACCGGTAACATCAAAGTCAAAGTTCAGCTTATCGAAATGATCATGACTGATATAACCATTGGCGGTGCCTTTGGTATTGTATTTATCGATCAGGCTGAAATTGCCGAATTCGATCAGGTTATCATCAATGTTGACGTTCAGTTTGGGAATACGATACCGGGTACCCAGGTAATCGACCGTCACGCCCACGGTATCCAGTTGTAAGGCCCCTTTTACGGAAGGCAGGCTGGTGGTACCGCTGACATTTACTTTCCCGCTGACAGCGCCGGTAAGGTTGGAGACATACCCGGTGAGGTATTTATTCAGCAGGCTTACCGACATGCCATTGAGCGATACATTGGCGGCCAGTTCGTTGTTGGTGGCAGATAAACCTACCCGGCCCTCGGCCAGGAAGCTCTTGCCTTCATTATCGGATTTCACGGCAAAAGTAGCCGTGGAGGTGCGATGATGATAGGTCCCGTCTATATTCAATACCCCGATGGAATCGTTGTCGATACGCAGTTCCCGGGTTCTGAGTGCCGTATTGATATCCAGGTTCTGGGTGGGATCTGCGATGTTGATGGTACCATCAGTAATTCCTTCAATGCGGGTAGCGATCAGCTGTGCAGGGATGACATCCGCCAGGTTAATATTTTTAAGCGTCACAATGAATTTGGATTCGTCCGGATTAAATTCATTGGTTTCTACGGTAATACTCTGATCGTTCCGGGTAACCCGCAGGTTCTTCACCGTGAGGAAATGTTTGCTCCAGTAAATTTCATTGCCTGGTGTAACATTCCACTGGCGCTCATTTACAGTGAAAGCACTGTTCAGGAAGTTGACTTTTATGCCTTCCGGTACGGTAATGATACGGGCATAAAAACCATCCAGGGAGGAGGTATCCTGCGCCTGGATATCCACTTTTACAAAAGAGGTATCATGACCGGAACTGGCCAGGATCAGCGGATTTTCCAGGATTACATTTTTACCGGACAACACTTTGCCGATGCTGGTGCTGATATTGACTTTATTGAAATTACCGGTGCCTTTCAGCTGCAGGTCCTGTACATGGTAATGCAGGTAAGCCGCTTCCGGTATATTTACATTCAGGGCCAGATCACCGCCGTTATTGGTGTTCAATGCGCCTTCCACGCGGGAGCCGTTGAACCCGGACAACAGTTTGGTATAGCCTTTCAGCAGTTTATCTACTTCGCCGAATTGAAAGGCGAAGCTGAAATTCTGGCGGATGTTGGTGTTTTCCGGTGCGCTGAAAAAGCTGGGATAATATTTATACAGCAACAAATGAAACGCATCGGGCAGTTGCAGGAAACTGTAGTCTCCTTTTACATAGCCACTCATTTCACTGCCGGCCATTTCCAATACTTTGATGTTGTCCTGCAGATGAGTGGATACATTCAGGGAATCGAATTCCAGCCGCCGGCCATCTTTATGTACGGATACGTCGAACATGCGGGCGCTCCCGTCGAAGTTATCGATGTTACTACCGGCAAAGTTCAGGTTTAGCTTGGCCTGCAGGGTAATGGAGTCGCCGGTGATGCGTAATGCTTTCAGGTCTGCTTTCCGGATTTCGGAATTGAAACGGAATACCGGCAGGGCTTCATTGAAGTCGATGGTACCGGCAAAGTCCATATCCAGATTCGGATCGTTGGCCGTGAGGGAGCCGTTGAAGAACTTACGGCTCATCTCTCCTTTGGTTTTTATATTGCGATAGGAGTAGCCATAGAGGTTGATGTTTTTAACATCCGCATCTACGCTGGCTTTGAGTGTCTGGAAGTTGAAGCCGGCCCCGTCTACTTTGGCGTCGAGCGTAACGGTAGATACGTTGGTATTGGCCAGGAGCGCACCAATGTCGAAGTTGTTGGTGGTGAGGCTACCGGAGTATACCGGTACATCCCGGCTGGTTTTGAAGTTCAGATCGGAGCTGACATTGCCCAGGTTGGTCCGGAACTGGCCATAGGCCACAAAGTCATTGATGAAACCCGTATAACTACCCTGAAAGCGGATGGCCGTGAGCCGGTCCATGCGGATGGCTTTTACATCTTTTACGATCGGCATAATCTGCATTACATCATTACCGGTGGTCACCAGTTCGTCGGTATGGAAGTCGATGAAGGTTTCGTAGATATCCGGCAGGCCACGCATTTCGAGACTGCCTTTCAGGCGGGTGGTGTTGCCGGCCTGGAGGTCAATATCTGCTGCTTTCAGGTTGCTGACAGGTCCGCGGGCCCTGCCTGTCAGGGTAATTTCTTTTTTCCAGGTAGACAGTGGCGGTGCAAAAAAGGCGATATCGTCGGAAGACAATTTACAGTTTTTGAAGCGGGCCTGCATGAATACATTGTTGATGTAATCACTCATGTCGCTGATATCACTGTATTGCATGGTATAGTAATCGCCGATGT
Coding sequences within:
- a CDS encoding translocation/assembly module TamB domain-containing protein, giving the protein MFLCLFGLLILIGILVNIPAVQNLLVHEVTTRLSDRLKTKVAIDHVTFRLFNSMLLEGTLIEDKHQDTLLYAGKLQLRITDWFFFQDKPEIKYIGLENARINLLRPRNDSVWNYHFLEEAFGSSEPASPNKSSKGISLDLKKIDLRNIAFNQIDAWVGEDMRASAKRILLDAKNLDLQKHNIDIQELLLDQPYFVISSYAASPLRKRRPPAASAPAADTAKVPELRWNNANWKLLVKEISIKNGLFGVDNPDDTTKIEPGYFAPHHIRFQQINLSLTNTSLVKDSIIGDLTLSTKERSGFEVKKLTSRFKMSPVEMEFSMLDLETNRSHIGDYYTMQYSDISDMSDYINNVFMQARFKNCKLSSDDIAFFAPPLSTWKKEITLTGRARGPVSNLKAADIDLQAGNTTRLKGSLEMRGLPDIYETFIDFHTDELVTTGNDVMQIMPIVKDVKAIRMDRLTAIRFQGSYTGFINDFVAYGQFRTNLGNVSSDLNFKTSRDVPVYSGSLTTNNFDIGALLANTNVSTVTLDAKVDGAGFNFQTLKASVDADVKNINLYGYSYRNIKTKGEMSRKFFNGSLTANDPNLDMDFAGTIDFNEALPVFRFNSEIRKADLKALRITGDSITLQAKLNLNFAGSNIDNFDGSARMFDVSVHKDGRRLEFDSLNVSTHLQDNIKVLEMAGSEMSGYVKGDYSFLQLPDAFHLLLYKYYPSFFSAPENTNIRQNFSFAFQFGEVDKLLKGYTKLLSGFNGSRVEGALNTNNGGDLALNVNIPEAAYLHYHVQDLQLKGTGNFNKVNISTSIGKVLSGKNVILENPLILASSGHDTSFVKVDIQAQDTSSLDGFYARIITVPEGIKVNFLNSAFTVNERQWNVTPGNEIYWSKHFLTVKNLRVTRNDQSITVETNEFNPDESKFIVTLKNINLADVIPAQLIATRIEGITDGTINIADPTQNLDINTALRTRELRIDNDSIGVLNIDGTYHHRTSTATFAVKSDNEGKSFLAEGRVGLSATNNELAANVSLNGMSVSLLNKYLTGYVSNLTGAVSGKVNVSGTTSLPSVKGALQLDTVGVTVDYLGTRYRIPKLNVNIDDNLIEFGNFSLIDKYNTKGTANGYISHDHFDKLNFDFDVTGRKFLFLNTAATDNELFYGDVIADGKVYFSGPLNDLQMHILARPIKGTHFYLPMSDSKDIGKYDYITFKTYGTEIKESKKKKDNTKLTVKLDIAANPDAQIDVILDATTGDIISANGTGNLQIVVNTEGDFSMFGNYEINNGSYNFTFQRLTSWKFDIEKNSSITWNGDPSEAKVNINAKYSLPKVSLYNLVGQAAAVASSATDKLATRTEKVDVVINLRGALLKPDIAYNILLPDVGSLSYESGVAAKLKEINNDQNKALLQMYGLLLFNQFLPDDATTNVGNVGITGKNSVGQALSAQASAILNNITSALLKGSGIGVNVNYRAYNVGSQDNASVDRNQVSAGITSTLFNNRFRLYAGGDYDWGKTATSASSNRFAGDFRIEYLLTPDGRFRINAFSKSDYDIYNLNNRTKSGVGISYIREYNRFSELFNNRKRTPLQDSLRKALPKEEKDTVPVKKDTTGTR